The Kluyveromyces lactis strain NRRL Y-1140 chromosome B complete sequence genome contains a region encoding:
- the PMU1 gene encoding putative phosphomutase (similar to uniprot|P36069 Saccharomyces cerevisiae YKL128C PMU1 Phospho MUtase homolog. Small region homologous to active site of phospho-mutases these move phosphates via a phospho-histidine intermediate. Homologs include: Sc GPM1 bact. Pgm Hs Bpgm & rat fructose-2 6-bisphosphatase Phospo-mutase homolog), which produces MSRLKYSAVPGYFTSFGDENVLSHRGDEGQHLGFVDGCSGWEDIQRLLDEDSSLKLLVLARHGQGHHNALESKYGTQEWERYWALQPGVHEVTLVDAQLTELGKQQVRSTGKELLLPMVEKIGFPEKFYSSPLRRCLETYMESWGQVFTSELVSSSTEVSVYVKEQCRETLGRHYCDKRLPHDHVVEQYGEETLLGNTKVHWVYEPGMANEDTMWSETHRETVEEIDYRIGGALQELLSGEERYISLTCHSGVIQSALRVLKHPEILQLQTGGVVFVLCKPAETEAKV; this is translated from the coding sequence ATGAGCAGATTAAAGTACAGTGCCGTTCCAGGGTATTTCACCAGTTTTGGTGATGAAAACGTTCTGAGTCATCGTGGTGATGAAGGACAACATCTTGGATTTGTTGATGGATGTAGTGGTTGGGAAGATATCCAAAGGTTGTTGGATGAGGATTCGTCCTTGAAGTTGTTGGTATTGGCAAGACACGGTCAAGGTCACCATAATGCACTTGAATCGAAATACGGTACACAGGAATGGGAGAGGTATTGGGCATTACAACCGGGGGTCCATGAGGTTACGCTCGTGGACGCTCAGTTGACCGAGCTGGGGAAACAGCAAGTTAGAAGTACAGGTAAAGAGTTGTTGCTACCTATGGTTGAGAAGATCGGGTTTCCAGAGAAGTTTTACAGTTCTCCCTTGAGACGGTGTCTCGAGACGTATATGGAATCGTGGGGCCAGGTCTTCACCAGTGAACTTGTCAGTAGTAGCACCGAAGTGTCTGTCTACGTCAAGGAACAGTGTCGAGAGACACTTGGTAGACATTACTGTGACAAGAGGTTACCACATGACCATGTGGTGGAACAATACGGGGAAGAGACATTGCTTGGTAACACCAAGGTCCACTGGGTTTACGAGCCAGGGATGGCAAATGAGGATACCATGTGGAGCGAGACCCATCGGGAGACGGTTGAGGAGATAGACTATAGAATCGGTGGTGCTTTGCAAGAATTGTTGAGTGGTGAGGAAAGGTACATTTCCTTGACGTGTCACTCAGGAGTGATCCAGTCTGCGTTAAGAGTATTGAAACATCCAGAGATTTTGCAATTGCAAACCGGTGGTGTGGTGTTTGTGTTGTGCAAGCCAGCCGAGACAGAAGCCAAGGTCTGA
- a CDS encoding uncharacterized protein (no similarity) produces the protein MPGPRALASGPLTGPLPLPAPLTTLFHFLSSSTHSTLTASTGPFFHREKFDLYAYNTNILYTKYHTLFNTTSCHRPISVTITRKQYHPLHHLHRCLILTLFSSLLFAPLTSYLFSIASWMTQPSFSFRSLSAFGKFSNFPAHRLHRFLPITTYTK, from the coding sequence ATGCCAGGGCCGAGGGCCCTGGCATCCGGTCCTCTTACCGGTCCCTTGCCTCTCCCAGCACCACTCACAACTCTATTCCACTTCCTTTCCTCCAGCACTCACTCAACTCTCACCGCCTCGACCGGCCCGTTTTTTCACCGTGAAAAATTCGATCTATATGCCTATAATACAAACATACTATACACAAAATACCATACACTTTTCAACACTACATCCTGTCATCGACCAATATCAGTCACAATTACCAGAAAACAATACCACCCACTTCACCATCTGCACCGCTGCCTCATTCTAACcctcttttcttctcttctcttcGCTCCTCTTACTTCTTACCTCTTCTCTATTGCTTCTTGGATGACTcaaccttctttttcttttcgttcTCTCAGTgcttttggaaaattttcaaactttCCAGCTCATCGCCTGCACCGATTTCTTCCCATTACCACTTATACAAAgtga
- a CDS encoding uncharacterized protein (highly similar to uniprot|P37012 Saccharomyces cerevisiae YMR105C PGM2 Phosphoglucomutase catalyzes the conversion from glucose-1-phosphate to glucose-6-phosphate which is a key step in hexose metabolism functions as the acceptor for a Glc-phosphotransferase and to YKL127W uniprot|P33401 Saccharomyces cerevisiae YKL127W PGM1 Phosphoglucomutase, minor isoform; catalyzes the conversion from glucose-1-phosphate to glucose-6- phosphate, which is a key step in hexose metabolism), translating into MSLKTVSVATNPYPDQKPGTSGLRKKTKVFEETPNYTENFIQAIMEAIPEGSQGATLVIGGDGRYYNDVVIQKIAAIGSANGVRKIVIGHNGILSTPAASHIIRAYHEKCTGGIILTASHNPGGPTNDFGIKYNLANGGPAPESVTNSIWHKSRELTHYKIVESFPAIDLTKIGQDQKYGDLLVDIVDSTAAYVELMKEIFDFPLIKSFIDTQAKNGFKILFDAMNGVTGPYGEALFVKELGLPESSLQNYHPKPDFGGLHPDPNLTYAHTLVERVDKYGIQFGAASDGDGDRNMIYGAGPAFVSPGDSVAIIAEYASAIPYFKKQGIYGLARSFPTSSAIDRVAKEQGLNCYEVPTGWKFFCALFDAKKLSICGEESFGTGSNHVREKDGVWAIMAWLNILAIYNQRFPNKEASIKSIQTDFWQKYGRTFFTRYDFENLSSEDAGKVILLLQNYVADPESIKGTKFPADDSLTVVEGGDFSYTDLDGSVSSHQGLYVRLSNGVRFVVRLSGTGSSGATIRLYVERYTNDGSKYEQTAEEFLGKDIKTILKFLKFKEAIGTEEPTVRT; encoded by the coding sequence atgtCATTGAAAACAGTGTCTGTGGCTACAAATCCTTATCCAGATCAGAAACCTGGTACCTCGGGcttgagaaagaagaccaaggtctttgaagaaactcCAAATTATACGGAAAATTTCATCCAAGCCATCATGGAAGCTATTCCTGAGGGATCTCAGGGTGCTACTTTGGTCATTGGTGGTGATGGTCGTTACTACAACGATGTGgtgattcaaaagattgcTGCCATTGGTTCTGCTAACGGTGTTCGTAAGATTGTCATTGGTCACAATGGGATTTTGTCAACACCAGCTGCTTCGCACATTATTAGAGCTTACCATGAGAAATGCACCGGTGGTATCATTCTTACTGCTTCTCATAACCCAGGTGGTCCAACGAACGATTTTGGTATTAAGTATAACTTGGCTAATGGTGGTCCAGCACCGGAATCGGTGACCAATTCGATCTGGCACAAATCAAGGGAATTGACGCATTATAAGATTGTCGAGTCTTTCCCTGCCATTGATCTAACCAAGATCGGTCAAGATCAGAAATATGGTGATTTGTTGGTAGATATCGTTGATTCTACCGCGGCATATGTTGAATTGATGAAGGAAATCTTCGATTTCCCATTGATCAAATCGTTCATTGACACACAAGCAAAGAACGGGTTCAAGATCTTGTTTGATGCAATGAACGGTGTCACCGGTCCTTACGGTGAAGCTCTTTTCGTTAAGGAATTGGGTCTACCAGAATCATCTTTGCAAAACTACCATCCAAAACCAGATTTCGGTGGGTTGCACCCTGACCCTAATTTGACTTACGCCCACACTTTAGTGGAGAGAGTCGACAAGTACGGAATTCAATTCGGTGCTGCCTCCGATGGTGACGGTGATAGAAATATGATCTATGGTGCTGGTCCAGCATTTGTCTCGCCAGGTGATTCTGTTGCCATCATTGCCGAGTACGCTTCTGCTATCCcttatttcaagaaacaaggAATTTACGGTTTAGCTCGTTCGTTCCCAACGTCTTCTGCCATTGATAGAGTCGCTAAGGAACAAGGTTTGAACTGTTATGAGGTTCCTACCGGTTGGAAGTTTTTCTGTGCCTTGTTCGATGcaaagaaactttcaatCTGTGGTGAAGAATCATTCGGTACCGGATCTAACCACGTTAGAGAGAAGGATGGTGTATGGGCCATCATGGCATGGTTAAACATTTTGGCTATTTACAACCAAAGATTCCCAAACAAAGAAGCTTCGATTAAGTCTATTCAAACGGATTTCTGGCAAAAATACGGTCGTACTTTCTTTACTCGTTACGATTTTGAGAACTTATCGAGCGAAGACGCTGGTAAGGTCATTTTGCTGTTGCAAAACTACGTCGCTGACCCTGAATCTATAAAGGGTACCAAATTCCCAGCTGATGATTCTTTGACAGTGGTAGAAGGTGGTGACTTCTCTTACACAGATCTAGATGGGTCAGTTTCAAGCCATCAAGGTTTATACGTCAGATTATCTAATGGTGTTCGTTTCGTTGTAAGACTCTCAGGTACAGGTTCTTCCGGTGCCACTATCAGATTATACGTGGAACGTTACACTAATGACGGATCAAAATACGAACAGACCGCTGAAGAATTCTTGGGTAAAGATATCAAGACCatcttgaaattcttgaagtttAAGGAAGCAATCGGTACTGAAGAACCAACTGTCCGTACCTGA
- the YKU80 gene encoding ATP-dependent DNA helicase YKU80 (uniprot|Q6XCY9 Kluyveromyces lactis KU80 Ku80p): MSELTCFVVDVGSLSGDQWLKAFTYVEYVLLNKVQSQRKTDYVQLNLVNVSSSDESLPVNNMAMLPVLPRAPISISDVRSWLGQWYDERNNTTGNGEDDDDDMLFNGLLISVLKLKEFVGKRKMKVKIVVFSSQDLQNVTDEELSTFADQCPFDLVIADCNDKQGHQESKHGNWLKLGTPLVYGIDELIQSVADPKLKLTRPIRTFQGQLRLGDVNASDLGIPSLCINLEGVPGTKSVSSISRKVMRKEGSSEGQPTYRAVKSVIEYQIEDQSASTSASPKKETTRKDDDGDSGNNTGPRMINVSKDFIKKAYRYGADYVDLPMPLDEERKLSEKPGLDIRGFMDIDKLPRHYLCSESMYLVPDSKNGSKGDFLGFVTLVDSLIKMKRLIIARFVPKFGNEVQMCSLFPVRVHDKDRNEVRLLVLNRLPMSEDERNSAFPKMCESTELEPEDEAMGQFVDSMNLDNDAQDLPWYESDQIQKYTDVALEQSSLPLPQREMFRATARNPSAIPAISLHRQQQVILECVHQKFIVGKRDQQDLNIPPMSKMILKKITPKYNADVSLSNRIKEQFNVVKKEVSVQTPVNIEQEFEEQDPELLDLDLLLARGAR, from the coding sequence ATGTCCGAACTGACGTGTTTCgttgttgatgttggtTCTCTTAGTGGTGACCAATGGTTAAAGGCTTTTACATATGTGGAATATGTACTGTTGAACAAAGTTCAATCTCAGAGAAAGACAGATTACGTGCAATTAAATCTAGTTAATGTGTCATCCAGCGATGAGTCGTTGCCCGTGAATAATATGGCCATGTTGCCCGTGTTACCACGGGCACCAATCTCCATCTCAGACGTTAGAAGTTGGTTGGGACAATGGTACGATGAGAGGAATAACACTACTGGCAATGGAGaggatgacgatgacgataTGTTGTTCAATGGGCTATTGATCAGCGTGTTaaagttgaaagagtttGTTGGGAAACGTAAGATGAAGGTTAAGATTGTGGTGTTCAGTTCGCAGGACTTGCAAAATGTGACAGATGAGGAATTGTCCACATTCGCTGATCAGTGTCCGTTTGATCTCGTGATAGCAGATTGCAATGACAAGCAAGGCCACCAGGAGTCTAAACATGGCAATTGGCTGAAATTAGGTACTCCGTTGGTATACGGTATCGATGAGCTTATTCAGTCTGTTGCTGACccgaaattgaaattgacTAGGCCCATTAGGACGTTCCAGGGCCAGTTGAGGTTGGGTGACGTTAACGCATCAGATTTGGGAATACCATCGTTATGTATCAATTTGGAAGGTGTACCAGGTACGAAATCTGTGAGTTCTATTTCCAGGAAGGTGATGAGGAAAGAGGGTTCCTCAGAGGGGCAACCCACGTACCGTGCTGTTAAATCAGTTATCGAATACCAAATCGAAGATCAGAGCGCGAGTACGAGTGCATCCCCGAAGAAAGAAACTACCAGGAAGGACGATGATGGTGATTCCGGTAATAACACTGGACCCCGGATGATTAACGTCAGTAAAGATTTTATCAAGAAGGCGTACCGGTACGGTGCGGATTACGTAGACTTACCGATGCCATTAGACGAGGAACGGAAACTCTCCGAGAAACCGGGACTTGACATAAGAGGGTTTATGGATATAGATAAATTGCCAAGACATTACCTTTGTTCAGAGTCCATGTACTTAGTTCCCGATTCCAAGAACGGTTCTAAAGGTGATTTCTTAGGATTTGTCACGCTAGTAGATTCTTTAATCAAGATGAAAAGGTTGATCATCGCTCGGTTTGTACCAAAATTCGGTAACGAGGTACAGATGTGCTCTCTTTTCCCCGTTAGAGTGCACGATAAAGATCGCAACGAGGTACGTTTACTCGTATTAAATCGTCTTCCAATGagtgaagatgaaagaaacagtGCGTTCCCCAAGATGTGCGAATCTACCGAGTTGGAGCCCGAAGATGAGGCAATGGGCCAATTTGTCGACTCAATGAATCTGGATAATGATGCACAGGACTTGCCATGGTACGAGAGTGACCAGATACAGAAGTATACAGACGTGGCACTGGAGCAGTCCTCTTTGCCCCTACCACAACGTGAAATGTTCCGAGCCACTGCAAGAAACCCATCAGCAATCCCAGCTATCTCACTACATAGACAGCAGCAAGTGATCCTCGAGTGCGTTCATCAGAAGTTCATCGTTGGGAAACGGGATCAACAGGACTTAAACATCCCACCGATGAGCAAGATGATTCTCAAGAAGATTACTCCAAAATACAACGCTGACGTTTCTCTGTCGAACAGGATCAAGGAACAGTTCAACGTAGTAAAGAAAGAGGTGTCGGTACAAACACCAGTGAATATTGAACAagagtttgaagaacaagaccCTGAATTGCTCGATTTGGACCTCTTATTAGCGCGCGGTGCACGCTAG
- the YPK1 gene encoding serine/threonine protein kinase YPK1 (similar to uniprot|P12688 Saccharomyces cerevisiae YKL126W YPK1 and similar to uniprot|P18961 Saccharomyces cerevisiae YMR104C YPK2 serine/threonine protein kinase), with product MYSWKLSSKFRFGRSKDKDEKHHKHMDEVDIDGNDNRSSVDRKATIVPGSATVVQSRASTDTRTTSDDTGHSVHSSGFKGTITEGSMSTDISGEDISMTNGRDRDSTEVQSKSNNNSSNFKQQQQQLLAQQQQIQYQQQQSQQQPVENENTHSSNGILTVKVYSGDSFKLPLPITYNEQVLSKLLSSGVDVTSTTQQDSLEELIQSMHGLSLLREEDKLLSGEDASHFIPASVILPGSKNLNSLLYFTIEFDNTIATIEPESGTLNRPIFNKISTFDVTRRLPFLKIDVFARIPSILLPSQNWQETQISNNDILGDYVKKIRNNSDIHLDSFHLPLNLKIDSASNIRLYNHHWIELESKMGKLNLSVDYKPSTHKHLSIDDFDLLKVIGKGSFGKVMQVRKRDTNKIYALKAIRKSYIVSKSEVTHTLAERTVLARVDNPFIVPLKFSFQSSEKLYLVLAFINGGELFYHLQREGRFDLSRSRFYTAELLCALEALHDFDIIYRDLKPENILLDYQGHIALCDFGLCKLNMKDQEKTTTFCGTPEYLAPELLLGQGYTKVVDWWTLGVLLYEMLTGLPPYYDEDVPKMYKKILQDPLRFPDDFDKDAKDLLIGLLCRDPKRRLGYHGSDEIKSHPFFNQLSWKRLKMKGYIPPYKPPVMGAMDTSNFDQEFTREQPVDSVVNDFLSESVQQQFGGWTYVGSEQLGQSMLPDRSFQT from the coding sequence ATGTATTCTTGGAAGTTATCTAGCAAATTTAGATTCGGGAGATCTAAGGATAAGGATGAGAAGCATCACAAGCACATGGATGAGGTAGATATCGACGGCAATGACAATAGAAGTTCCGTTGATAGAAAAGCTACCATTGTTCCTGGTTCTGCGACCGTTGTGCAGTCGCGTGCAAGTACAGACACGAGAACTACTTCGGATGATACAGGCCATAGTGTCCATTCGAGTGGGTTTAAAGGAACTATTACTGAGGGTTCTATGTCTACTGATATTTCCGGAGAGGATATATCAATGACAAACGGAAGAGATAGAGATTCTACGGAAGTGCAATCTAAATCTAATAATAACAGCTCCAACTTcaaacagcagcaacaacagctATTAGcacagcaacaacaaattcagtatcaacaacaacaatcaCAACAGCAGCCAGTTGAAAATGAGAATACACATTCTTCGAACGGGATACTTACCGTGAAAGTTTATAGCGGTGATTCTTTTAAGTTGCCCTTACCAATTACTTATAATGAACAAGTTTTGAGCAAATTACTAAGCTCTGGTGTTGACGTCACTAGTACCACCCAGCAAGACTCCCTTGAAGAGTTGATCCAATCTATGCATGGCCTGTCTTTGCTTAGAGAGGAAGATAAATTGTTGTCTGGTGAAGATGCATCTCATTTCATTCCTGCTAGTGTGATCTTGCCAGGATCTAAAAATCTGAATTCTTTACTCTATTTCACAATTGAGTTTGACAACACCATTGCCACCATTGAACCAGAATCAGGGACTTTAAATAGACCTATCTTTAATAAGATCTCCACATTTGATGTTACAAGAAGGTTGCCATTCCTAAAGATTGATGTTTTTGCCAGAATTCCATCTATCCTATTACCTTCTCAAAACTGGCAAGAGACCCAAATCTCAAATAATGATATCCTAGGCGATTACGTGAAGAAGATCAGAAACAACAGCGATATCCATTTGGATTCATTCCATCTTCCTCTGAACTTGAAAATAGATTCCGCTTCAAATATCAGGTTGTACAACCACCATTGGATCGAATTGGAAAGTAAGATGGGTAAATTGAACCTCAGTGTTGACTACAAGCCTTCTACTCATAAGCATTTATCGATAGACGATtttgatttgttgaaagtCATCGGTAAAGGTTCTTTCGGGAAAGTGATGCAGGTTAGAAAGCGTGATACAAACAAAATCTATGCATTGAAAGCTATTAGGAAGTCTTACATTGTCTCCAAATCCGAAGTTACTCACACTTTAGCAGAACGTACTGTCTTAGCTCGTGTTGATAACCCATTTATTGTACCATTGAAATTCTCTTTCCAATCCTCGGAAAAGCTTTACTTGGTCTTGGCGTTCATCAACGGTGGTGAATTGTTCTATCATTTGCAAAGAGAGGGGAGATTCGATCTATCACGTTCCAGATTTTACACTGCAGAATTATTATGCGCATTGGAAGCTCTACACGATTTCGATATCATTTACcgtgatttgaaaccagaGAACATTTTGCTAGACTATCAGGGCCACATCGCATTGTGTGATTTCGGTCTTTGTAAGTTAAACATGAAGGATCAAGAAAAGACAACTACATTCTGTGGTACTCCAGAATACTTGGCTCCAGAACTACTCTTGGGCCAAGGGTACACCAAGGTGGTGGATTGGTGGACACTCGGTGTATTACTGTACGAAATGCTTACTGGTCTCCCACCATATTACGACGAGGATGTCCCTAAGATGTACAAAAAAATCTTGCAAGATCCATTACGTTTCCCAGATGACTTCGATAAAGATGCCAAGGACTTATTGATCGGATTGCTATGTAGAGATCCAAAGAGAAGATTGGGCTATCACGGTTCAGACGAAATCAAGTCACATCCATTCTTCAACCAATTAAGTTGGAAACGTCTCAAGATGAAGGGCTACATCCCACCATACAAGCCACCAGTGATGGGTGCCATGGACACAAGCAATTTCGACCAAGAATTCACCAGAGAACAACCCGTTGACAGTGTTGTCAACGATTTCCTAAGTGAATCGGTGCAACAACAATTTGGTGGATGGACTTATGTTGGCTCGGAACAACTGGGCCAATCCATGCTGCCCGACAGATCCTTCCAAACTTGA
- the SPG4 gene encoding Spg4p (similar to uniprot|Q04438 Saccharomyces cerevisiae YMR107W SPG4 Protein required for survival at high temperature during stationary phase; not required for growth on nonfermentable carbon sources): MSRFFDAFEVYNKNKHAPADFKSHGGSSLNTGATTAYMFAREYRGPSTGEKKEAAAAALAADVKAGKVELVNDPNTADSSRKSSVSEEAMPQMVDISKLTREEFEALYNKINPGMLRKGEPNNKVNF; encoded by the coding sequence ATGTCACGATTCTTTGACGCTTTTGAAGTAtacaacaagaacaaacacGCACCAGCTGACTTTAAGTCACATGGTGGCAGCAGCTTGAACACGGGAGCCACGACGGCTTACATGTTCGCTCGTGAATACCGGGGCCCCAGCACaggtgaaaagaaggaagcAGCTGCAGCTGCGCTAGCAGCAGACGTGAAGGCTGGTAAAGTGGAGTTGGTCAACGATCCAAATACTGCCGATTCCTCCAGAAAGTCTAGTGTCAGCGAGGAGGCCATGCCCCAGATGGTAGACATATCGAAGTTGACTAGAGAAGAGTTTGAAGCTTTATATAACAAAATCAATCCCGGTATGCTTCGTAAAGGAGAACCTAACAACAAGGTCAATTTCTAA
- the ILV2 gene encoding acetolactate synthase catalytic subunit (highly similar to uniprot|P07342 Saccharomyces cerevisiae YMR108W ILV2 Acetolactate synthase catalyses the first common step in isoleucine and valine biosynthesis and is the target of several classes of inhibitors localizes to the mitochondria expression of the gene is under general amino acid control), with protein MLSQRFVTRALARRAFGKTCLKLGSASASASNAASAAAGEASSRPQPAPSFNADIAGGSSGGARRNQIPLSKRSRIADKNTGVNIQNQMDDSFIGMTGGEIFHEMMQRHNVDTVFGYPGGAILPVYDAIYNSDKFTFVLPKHEQGAGHMAEGYARASGKPGVVLVTSGPGATNVVTPMADALADGVPLVVFTGQVATSAIGTDAFQEADVVGISRSCTKWNVMVKTIEELPRRINEAFEIATSGRPGPVLVDLPKDVTAAVLRNPIPMKSILPSDTLNQLTQRVVDEFTLENISRAADLINRAKKPLLYVGAGILGSEMGPQYLKQLSDRAQIPVTTTLQGLGAFNQEDHKSLDMVGMHGNAAANLAIQNADLIIALGARFDDRVTLNISKFAPEARKAALEKRGGIVHFEISPKNINKVVEAEVAVEGDVTRNLEKLLPLVESVPERPEWSAQVAKWKQEYPYAYQKETPGSKIKPQTVISKLSDLVLKSGRPAIVTTGVGQHQMWAAQHWTWKSPRSFITSGGLGTMGYGLPAAIGAQVARPDAIVIDIDGDASFNMTLMELSSAVQARTPVKVLLLNNEEQGMVTQWQSLFYEHRYSHTHQLNPDFVKLAEAMGLKALRLSKQEDTDAILKEFVDYEGPILLEVQIEKKVPVLPMVPTGKGLHEFINFDPEVEKEQNELRHKRTSGKY; from the coding sequence ATGCTCAGTCAGAGGTTTGTAACGCGGGCTTTGGCCAGACGTGCTTTTGGTAAGACATGCTTGAAATTAGGAAGTGCAAGTGCAAGTGCAAGTAACGCTGCTTCTGCTGCTGCCGGTGAGGCTAGTAGCAGGCCACAGCCTGCTCCTAGCTTTAACGCTGATATAGCTGGTGGTTCTTCTGGCGGTGCCAGAAGAAACCAGATCCCATTGTCGAAGAGATCGAGAATCGCAGACAAGAATACTGGTGTCAACATTCAAAACCAGATGGATGATTCGTTCATTGGAATGACCGGTGGTGAGATCTTCCACGAGATGATGCAACGTCACAACGTCGACACCGTTTTTGGATACCCTGGTGGTGCGATTTTGCCCGTGTACGACGCAATCTACAACTCAGATAAATTCACTTTTGTTCTACCAAAACATGAACAAGGTGCAGGTCACATGGCAGAGGGATACGCAAGAGCCTCAGGGAAACCAGGTGTTGTTTTGGTGACTTCAGGTCCAGGTGCGACTAATGTGGTGACTCCTATGGCAGATGCATTGGCAGACGGTGTGCCGTTGGTGGTGTTTACAGGTCAAGTGGCCACGTCAGCTATCGGAACAGATGCTTTCCAAGAAGCAGATGTGGTTGGTATCTCTAGATCTTGTACCAAATGGAACGTGATGGTGAAAACCATTGAGGAACTGCCTCGTAGAATCAACGAAGCGTTTGAAATCGCAACTTCCGGTAGACCGGGCCCCGTTTTGGTGGATTTACCAAAGGACGTGACGGCGGCGGTGCTAAGAAACCCAATTCCAATGAAGTCTATTCTACCATCTGATACTCTAAATCAGTTGACTCAAAGAGTCGTCGATGAGTTCACTTTGGAAAACATTAGCAGGGCTGCTGACTTGATCAACAGGGCTAAGAAGCCTTTGCTATACGTGGGTGCTGGTATTCTAGGCAGCGAAATGGGTCCTCAATACTTGAAGCAACTAAGTGACAGAGCTCAGATCCCAGTCACCACGACTCTACAAGGTCTTGGTGCGTTCAACCAAGAAGATCATAAATCTTTGGATATGGTCGGTATGCACGGTAATGCTGCAGCCAACTTGGCCATCCAAAACGCCGATTTGATCATTGCATTGGGTGCCAGATTTGACGATCGTGTCACTCTGAATATTTCCAAATTTGCTCCAGAGGCTAGAAAGGCTGCTCTAGAGAAACGTGGTGGTATCGTTCATTTCGAAATCTCCCCaaagaatatcaacaaGGTTGTCGAAGCCGAGGTCGCTGTCGAAGGTGATGTGACTCGTaacttggaaaaattgttgCCATTGGTCGAATCTGTTCCTGAAAGACCAGAATGGTCCGCTCAAGTGGCTAAATGGAAACAAGAATACCCATACGCGTACCAAAAGGAGACTCCAGGTTCTAAGATTAAACCTCAAACCGTTATCTCCAAGTTGTCCGATTTGGTCTTGAAATCCGGTAGACCAGCCATCGTCACCACTGGTGTCGGTCAACATCAAATGTGGGCTGCTCAACACTGGACTTGGAAAAGTCCAAGATCTTTCATCACTTCCGGTGGTCTTGGTACCATGGGTTACGGTCTACCAGCTGCTATCGGTGCTCAAGTCGCCAGACCTGACGCTATCGTCATCGATATCGACGGTGATGCCTCTTTCAACATGACTCTGATGGAATTGTCCTCCGCTGTTCAAGCTCGTACACCAGTCAAGGTCTTGTTGCTAAATAACGAGGAACAAGGTATGGTTACCCAATGGCAATCTCTCTTCTACGAACACCGTTACTCGCATACCCATCAACTGAATCCAGATTTCGTTAAATTGGCCGAAGCTATGGGTCTGAAGGCTCTCAGACTCTCGAAACAAGAGGACACTGACGCcatcttgaaagaattcGTTGACTACGAGGGCCCAATCTTATTGGAAGTGCAAATCGAAAAGAAGGTTCCTGTCTTGCCAATGGTCCCAACCGGTAAGGGTCTACAcgaattcatcaactttgATCCAGAAGtagaaaaggaacaaaaCGAACTACGTCACAAACGTACTAGTGGtaaatattga